The following coding sequences are from one Deinococcus sp. JMULE3 window:
- a CDS encoding VRR-NUC domain-containing protein: protein MSVTAAAQRLLQDARSQDSRADRLGTSRAEQTWDEETHHIRLIDWTDEHIPDLPPLALLFHVPNGGKREQRVSRTGKRYSPEAARLLRMGTRTGYPDLGLDHPSHGRAGLRLELKSLTGELRPDQRAWIVHLRHAGYHADAAWGWRDARQLLLEYFLPAPPATRWTPRSKRPLDDHPLPRSDTSEVHMTLFLLVLLAAALLAPSVLCALARQQRGNALARFSRRVTARRGQIQADISRAAHDPSFSEPTRLRLLSGLHAERVGLDLRVGRVALGEVNPDQPLPARPQHPWRSSPADTVVSCSHSTTVSGQGMKDHYLPLLQKQA from the coding sequence CGGCACCAGCCGCGCCGAGCAGACCTGGGACGAGGAAACCCACCACATCCGGCTGATCGACTGGACCGACGAGCACATCCCGGACCTGCCGCCCCTCGCACTGCTGTTCCACGTCCCGAACGGCGGGAAGCGGGAGCAGCGCGTCAGCCGCACCGGGAAGCGCTACAGCCCCGAGGCCGCGCGGCTGCTGCGCATGGGCACCCGCACCGGGTACCCGGATCTGGGCCTGGACCACCCCAGCCACGGCCGCGCCGGGCTGCGCCTGGAACTGAAAAGCCTGACCGGCGAGCTGCGGCCCGACCAGCGCGCCTGGATCGTGCACCTGCGCCACGCCGGGTACCACGCCGACGCCGCCTGGGGCTGGCGCGACGCGCGGCAACTCCTCCTCGAGTACTTCCTCCCCGCCCCGCCTGCCACCCGGTGGACGCCACGCAGCAAGCGGCCCCTCGACGACCATCCCCTCCCCCGCTCGGACACAAGTGAGGTTCACATGACTCTGTTCCTGCTCGTCCTGCTCGCCGCCGCCCTCCTCGCCCCGTCCGTCCTCTGCGCCCTGGCACGCCAGCAGCGTGGGAATGCCCTGGCCCGCTTCAGCCGCCGCGTGACCGCCCGCCGCGGGCAGATCCAGGCCGACATCAGCCGCGCCGCCCACGACCCGAGCTTCAGCGAGCCCACCCGGCTGCGGCTCCTGTCCGGCCTGCACGCCGAGCGCGTGGGCCTGGACCTGCGCGTGGGCCGCGTGGCGCTGGGGGAGGTCAACCCCGACCAGCCGCTGCCCGCCCGCCCCCAGCACCCGTGGCGCTCCAGCCCTGCTGACACCGTGGTGTCGTGCTCACACAGCACCACGGTGTCAGGGCAGGGCATGAAGGATCACTACCTCCCACTGCTTCAGAAGCAGGCGTGA